TATTGAAATGTGTATTGTGACAAAAACTGGGATTTTGCATACTTTGGGAAGCTTCATTATTAATTTTCTCTGcattaaatttcagtttgttaAGTAAATAGTCTTCTTTGCATGGCAATAATGTTTAAAACATCAACTTGTAGTGGAATAGTAAAcaagtttattcagaagtaagttccattgagcTCAGGTTTGCTATCTTAATGTATTTTTTGCATTACTGGAAAAAGTATTTTCTCACAATTATTTATTATCTTTTACTCAGAATACAGTGTAAATTTCCCCCTTCGTTAACATGTGTAGAATCAGGCTGAAAAATATTctaacttgcaaaaaaaaaaaaaacatttaaaatattgggtcttctgtttctgtgtttaGAAACAAGCAGTTGTTCTTTATTATAAAAATGCTGCAGAAGAAAATGTGAATCACTTGTGTTTGTACCCTTACCATCAATGCCTCATTGTCTGGAGTATATTGTAGAAGCCTAATGTCTGGTAAATTTTACAGTGGGCATCATAGTATATCTGTGCCAGACGATATCATTTCATAAATGTGTAGAAGTTGTGTATGTGTAAATTTGGTGAAATTGTTAAAGGATGTACTAGCTGTTGAAGGccctgttaaaggtaaaggtaaaggttccccttgacaatttttgtccagtcgtgttcgactctagggggtggtgctcatccccgtttccaagccatagagccagcgttttgtcctaagacaatcttccgtggtcacatggccagtgcgacttagacacggaacgctgttaccttcccaccgaggtggttcctatttatctactcgcatttgcatgctttcgaaccgctaggttggcgggaggccCTGTTAATTAATGCATAATCTTCTGTTATACTACAGGTCTCAGGATTTCTACTGTGAAGGATGTGGATCACTTATGAAGGAAGCTCTTTTACCATTAACATCAGGAAGTGCCTCTAGTGAGGCTGCTGACAAAGAAGCCAAGGAACTTGCTAGGCAAATTAGTTTCAAGGTAGAGTAACTAATtgtgcttttcttcctcccagtGAATAGGATTATACATAGTTAGAAACATTGGATCTGGAGATCAGGTTGTCTATAACATGCACCTGTTAATAAGGTTTGAATAAATAAGGTAGACGGGAGGAAAGAGAATTTATACAACATACCTGCTTGGACCTCACCTCTGATATAGCTTTTTCAGGTATTTTGTCCTTTTGTTTAAGGCTGAAGTTAATTCGTCTAGAAAATCTGCCGAACCCACAGATTTGTCGCAGTATAACCACTTGGTCAGTTCACCCAAACACCAGCAAGAAAGTACGACTCCAGCATTCCAGAGCACATCCACCAATGAAGTAGTAAGTGTTTAACAAATCTGAAAACATATATTTTCAGagacttggaaaaaaaacaagttaaTATTGCTCAGATGATTCTAGATCTCATTAAAGAATACCTAGGATTTTGGTAAAATTGTTACTTCTACAATTATTTCACTCttgtaaaaaaaatcccaaggttATTTTCTTTCCTACCTTTCATTGACATCCCTTTATTTTTCTCCAACTGCAAGACCTAGAAGTATATCTACTGATAAGCAAACCCCACTAAGTAAAAGTGGGGCTTACTTATGAATAAATATGCAGAAGATTGGATCCATATAGCTTTTCattccttccatctctctctcttgtaaATTACATTAGTGTTAACTTCGCTTattattctcctctttcaccttttctaccgtgtttccatgaaaataagagagggtcttatattaatttttgctcccagtccccaaaaaatgcattagggcttattttcaggggatgttttatttttttttcatgtacaacaatctacatttattcaaatacagtcatgttatcatcatctggttgctgcacaatggtggagggcagggttttacttaactggggcttattttgggggtaggcttatattacaagcatcctgaaaaaatcatactacggcttattttcagggaaacagggtttCCGTATCAACATGTTTATACTATGCCTCTTTGCCTTGTGCATCCTGCTTTTGGGTAACTGAACAAATTTGTTCAGAAAACAATTGTACAAGGGATACAGATTTCCCCCCCAGAACTGCACTTGTTTTAGTCCCAAATCCTAAGATACTtacataaagcaaataaatagaaGCCCTGCACTTTAGTTATTTGCAGCTCCTATTCTATTAAATATGCTTATCATGTTCCTTTTTATTCATAATCTCCAAAGTAAATTTCACCACATAAAGGACAGTATTAATTCTGAccattttaaataattgtttgcTTAATTATAACATAGTAATATGCCCAGGGCTCTCTGCTTATATAACCCATCCACAGTAACTGTGGCTTGGTATTGGTGTAGAGCAGCTGCTACTGTGACTGCTGTAGATACAATCTAAATTCACCGATAAATTGTAGACAAATCCCAgttaagctctctctctctctctttctttctgtgcgTTAAGGTTGAGGGGAGTGCAGATTGGTTAAAAACATTCATGTCAAATAACGTCACACCATCTGTTGCTTGGCGAAAAGTATTTTCCAGCTATTTAGAAATGTAGGCATGCTAATATTACACAGATTTCCCCAATAGAATTTTCTGTGCAGGTATGTATTTGATTCTTAATACACTATGTGATTTGAGTTCCTCCCGCCCAGCaagtttcataatttttaaagtgatgcatgTGTAGTTTAAACCTATCACGGCATTTGCCAGAAATAACAATTTTATGTTCGCACTGGGAAGGGAAAAGTTTGAAATAATTGGATTAATCCCATTTTGAATGACATTTTTTATCTAGCAACTCACCAGTTTTGTTCCATTCATGGCAGAGTCTTCAGAATAAATTTGTGTGTAAGACAAAGAAGCTTTAACTTACTTATTCCCGTTTTCTGCATATGATGGATGATTAACTACCTAAAGTAGATTAATATTTTAAGGGATCACAGTGTTGATCTGTCTGTCTCTGCTGATTCACTTAGCATATGTTTGACAAGCTGCCCATATTTCCAAGCACCCGCTTCTCCAGGAGGTGGGCAACTCAGGATGTTTCTTTGATAGCTTCTGCCTCTAGCTTACCACAGCTTGgcttgggaaatatttttatgATGCCACCTATGGTTTGTTCTGTTACAGATTCTGAAGCGAAAATACTTCCTTGTTTTTCCATAAAAATTGTCAATGTAAATATCTAAGGATGTGTCTGCACTGATATAGTTCCAATAAATGCCTtagcattttgtttaattttgtttcataGTTCCATATTGTAGTGAGATTAATCCGTGCAGATATTTTATATTAGCAAAGGGTTTTATGGCATCCCTAAATATTAATAAGTAGTATTTGGCACATGCTTTAGCTAcactccacttcatcagacaaagGGAGCTTTCCAGAATGCAAAAGAATGtaccaaataaaaatgtgtttgttttcaagTTATTTGTCATTGTGTTCCATTATATTAGCCAATTGTACGCTGCTTGTAACTTTGAAATTTATAAAGGATAAGAAATTTGCAGACATCCTGATGATCACGAATCTTGACAACTTTCAGACAGATTCAACAGATCCTTATTTTAGAAGGCAGTAAAATGCAGAAACACAGCACAGCTTTTAAATCTGTCAATTTCActgctttctcttcccttttaCATGGGGTTTATCCACATGTCCTTCTTGTTCCTCTTAAAGAGCTGGTTCCATTGCCCATTGTTTCAGATTAGTTTAATGGAGCTGCACTACATTACTGGAGGCTGGAATTGATCCCTTCCACTACCCTTCTATGTCAAGATTATTTTCTTTCACTTGGGAATtcttttttggttgttttgttttgtttgcagcctGGTCCTTTCTAGAGGTTTCAGTCCCATCTGCTTCTTTGTCCCAAACAAGCCCAGCTCCTATGAAGTGTGCATAATTCAAACTCCCCTGCCGTCAGTTGTGATCTGTAGGAGTGAGTGCCTTTCCTTTGCTTCCCTCTGTGAGGGTATTTTATAGGGTATGACACATGCTACAATGAAATCAATCCAGATTCTCCCTGGCTCCTTCATTTACTCTTTGACAATTATGGTCTGTTTCTTTCTGTATCCCCATTAGTATTAACAGATTAACACATTCTGCTGCATTAAAACAGCTGCATTTCCCTACACTATTAAATTAGTGCACTAACTGTGAGAATAGTGCATTTTGCCGTTTCTATGAAAGCCCATTCAAGTTAGATGcctgtttattcttctgttcttTGTCAAAAACTGAACTTGCCAAACCCtgtaattttgtacagtatttttcatttccattccattaaattcagtttttctcttttcttagtCTGAAAATCAAGCCAACTCTGCCACATCGAGTCAGGAAAGCAATCCTCAGCCTGTGGCAAATAATACATCTGTAAGTCCTCGCCATCGACGTGCCCAGCAAGGAAGGGTACCAACTTCAACCAACTTCAACCAGGTTCAGCAGCCAAGAGTCAATGCAAGCCACATGGGTTCAAATGTCcttattcttcttcttgttctagCATTAGCTGCTCTTATATTTAGGCGTATCTATTTAGCTAATGAGTATGTATTTGAGTTGTAAGTTTCTTTTATTCTTCAAAGCAGTGATTTAGATGGTTTATTCTTTGCTGGATAAGAGGCTTGTTTACATACAATTACATTTTGTATTTACTCGTTTTAAGTCTGTTTGTTAATGTACCACAGAGTACATTAATATCTGCAAGAAATTCACATCTTGTTAATGGTGTGAGTGTGGGCTGGTAAATATCTGGACAAACTGAGCAGATAACCAGATATGTCATGTGGGAATTCTGTTTCTGAATTAAGAGGACATTTGAGAGAGCAATTACTAGACATCTTTTGTGGATAGTGTTAACTGACTGAAACCTAAATTTGTGGTTTTATGCCAGCATGAATAATTATTCTTAATGATTATAAAAGTTTACGTGAAAAGGGCCATCCTAAACTGAAATGCAGGTATGTTCGCATAGCAACTGTTATTTAAATTAAACAGAGAGGAGGCATTATTATTTTGTAAGAACATTTTTTCCTAAACTACTAATTCGGGAAGCGGGGGTGATTCTTTATCCTCAGTGAAAAAGAGGGGCCAGAAATAGTTTGCTTTCCTTGTTTGGTTTTAATTGTCAAGAAGATAGGATAATCTTTTGCAAGATTTGAATGTCAGGTTTTTTTATATTCAGTTgtgtatattttgcttttttttaatttaaagatcCTGGAAATAATTATAACTTTGTGTAATTTACCAAAACCTTTTGACTATGATTTAATTCAGAAATATATACAATACATTAAATTTACTGTTTCATGTGCTATTGATTAAAACgaaataaaaaggcattttcaaAACTCATGAACAAATATATAATTATgtcttatatttatattttaatcccATGAGCTCCATTTGAATTGCTCTGATGATTTAACATTGTTGAGTTAGCAAGGAAAGGACTGCTGTTTTCCTGAAGCAGAAGAAAGTATCCTTGAGTGAGTTGTTTTTTCCACTCATACCAGTAGACAGAGCTTAGGAAAATCAACCTTGTGTATATTGTGATATGTGGAAGAGAAATTCTCGTTTCAGATTCTGGTCCTACTTAGTGCCTCAGTCAGCACCCCAGTGCTGCTAGAGTCCTTCAATGTTTCTGTGAGAGGATGCAGTGAGGAAAGGAAGGTCATGACCTTCAGAAGAACACACATAAAAACTCCATGCCTTTCACACACTCTTCTGTCCAACCCATAAACCCATTTTGTTGCCCCAGCAGTTATAGGAAAATCTCTTCAAAATCTGTCAATCACTGCAAGAAACATATTGGTACAACATGAATCAGCTTTGCCAGATTTCTGTCTGCTCCAGAAACATGATAGTTGAAGAATTCTCTAGTGAAGAAGTCAATAAAGATATTTTATTAATAAACAGTGTTAGACCTTAACTTTCCTCAGAAATGCAAGAGGGTGAGCTGCctagtgaagaaactgaaaaactCTACAACCTTTTTTCTATGCAGAGTTCTAtttagtattttgaaaaaaaacacctctattTTATGAATGTTCTGCTTTTGTATTCACAATTcgaaacaccaggaaatggcacaAGATTGGGCCCGGGATGCCAGCAAGAACAATACCaagctttacattgcaaaggacagcctgaatgctgacaacaccaatggcagcaatcgaGGTGGTCTACACAAGCTACTCTCTTGCACCGACCACCATTCACACGTgtcgaaaaacagccctgacaattgctttgtatttggacGAGAAGtgattaactaatgaaaaaaggagacCTCTTCTGGGGATTTACTCTTGCTTGGTGTCTTtttctgaatggtagtgagcgcAAGAAGGTTTCCTGTGTAGACCATCCTAACTACtaccattggtattgtcaacattcagactacCCTTCACTATAAGGTTTCCTGTGTAGACCATCGTGACTACTatcattggtattgtcaacattcagactacCCTTCACTATGTAACGCTTTATCCTGCTGGTAACTGGGACATGATAATTTGCAACAATATCAGGTCATTTCCaggtattttgaattgtggatacaaaagtgtaatatcccacattcatgaaatggagggttttttaaataattgcatttcctggctttttaaaacagatgttcaagtatacatacacacaaattccaacagaaacctcCCTCAAGTAGAATTATCCAGTGTTAGAGAGTCCTAGAAGATAAGCACGTGAgctgtgttacatacagctatgacatcacctgcccgtcactgctgaagctgtgtgtcatctaccaatggtgtgacggagggtgggacataaggggtggagctgttgtatataaggggagtgaatggtgtgagagagtcagatagggccagatagggctttgagatagggacggttagggcttggagatactgagagataagaactgtgctatatagtgagggtctgtgagagtgtgtgtgtgattgttatattattatagtgattgctttattatttatattcaagtgatttaccattccttttgtttgtatataaTAAACCTAAGTTTTCATTTGGAAATCATACTtcggcctgaagctttatttgagggaatggttggtggcagtggaaacgaagaatgattgagtgtgacgtaacggcccctttgtgaggtataaggtggctgttacaagcTGTACTATGgctgctgggagaggacagaagcaagaacagctgggatgtgactACCCTCTGTgccaaatattttgaagggctgttttggacttaatgaaatggggAAGTGAAGGTGTGAGTATGTGCAACAGGTATACCTTTTAACCTCTCagataaactaatgttgccatgcctgctccacAGAATACAGACCAGAAAACTATATTTCTGTTTCCAAACCTTTTCTATGAGGTAGGCAGCCTGAGGAAGAAAATTAGACAGAAAACTTCATAAACGTGTTGTGGGCATGCTTTCCAAAAGTGGTCCCTTTgccttttcaaattaaaaaatgggGTAGGGCTTGTAGTTAGCAAAGACTATCACTGGAaagcaaggtcaaaatcatccattccgtgtaaaagaaagacagtgaagaaagatggaCGGGGGAGTTTAACTCATTTGAACTGTGATGTTGaaggagagccttacagatacaaCATGCCACCAGAAAGGCAGATAATTGGAtgctcagtcaagtcaagcctgaattctcattAGAACAACAGTGAAGCTATCGTATcttgcacatataatgagaatatagtggtgcctcaacttacgaacgcccctacttatgaccatttcaagttacgaccagcttcggccgcaaaattttgcttcgacttgcgaccggagcttctacttatgaacagaaaaaaggcaggggaaaaaggcaggaaattcaaattgctaactgtaggtggtgccaaggcttcttctttgtagttctttcaccccaacagttagagtgcgTCCTCGGAGGAGACTTGGGACtgtctgcttctgagtgagcgtgtgtgtgtgtgtgtgtgtttgcagggaagctttgggctgccttgtaaggtgctgttttctgcttttaaaaaactattctgggtagttttgcagcgtggttttgagctgggggttatgtttctgtgctgtgatgggtcttgggggttactgctttttgttttttcccatttcctatggctcttgggaggtttgttttttgtttttcctatttctgatgggtcttggggggttagtttgttttttggcttcccccatttccaatgagtcttggggggattggttgcttttgggggtttttcctcatttccaatgagtcctgcatgcttcccttgctttttcctgttttctttgcatttctgacctgtcccctttgttctctgtgcatttcctatctgctctgtttgttttatgTGCATTTCGAATgagtcttgcacacttgattttcttcccctcccttccaatgagtcttgcagtgatttttttggtgatttttttcttcggctggaatggattaattgcattttgatgcattcctatgggaaatggtgcttcaacttacaaccatttcgcgTTAcggccatcttctggaacggattatggtcataagtcaaggcaccacagtATAAAACTGACTAGAaaaaacaatattgctgggagaagggtggagggcagtaagaagagaggaagatctaacatgaaatgggttgactcaacaaaggaaatCACAGCTATTAATTTGGAATACCATAGCGGAAtttactggaaaatacaatattgctgaaGGGGTAGcagtagaaagagagaacaacctaacaggAGATGCTGTTGGTTTACAAGgcttgagcagagctgttaatgataagacacTTGAGAGGTCATTAACTTGTATAGTCACCACAAGGGACATGATACCACATaacatctttcattttttaaaaaaaaaattacaaaacaattgtATAGTGGCAAGTCAAGAATAACCTATGACTGGATATAGGCacaaaagctctgctaacattgaatATTTCTGTGAGAGGATGAAGAAGACCACCCCCAcccacaaaagcaaaacaaaaaacaaaaccagtaatttcacagcttaaacgaCTGATCTTTT
The Pogona vitticeps strain Pit_001003342236 chromosome 1, PviZW2.1, whole genome shotgun sequence genome window above contains:
- the UBE2J1 gene encoding ubiquitin-conjugating enzyme E2 J1 isoform X1; the protein is METRYNLKSPAVKRLMKEAAELKDPTDHYHAQPLEDNLFEWHFTVRGPPDSDFDGGVYHGRIVLPPEYPMKPPSIILLTANGRFEVGKKICLSISGHHPETWQPSWSIRTALLAIIGFMPTKGEGAIGSLDYTPEERRALAKKSQDFYCEGCGSLMKEALLPLTSGSASSEAADKEAKELARQISFKAEVNSSRKSAEPTDLSQYNHLVSSPKHQQESTTPAFQSTSTNEVSENQANSATSSQESNPQPVANNTSVSPRHRRAQQGRVPTSTNFNQVQQPRVNASHMGSNVLILLLVLALAALIFRRIYLANEYVFEL